Sequence from the Argopecten irradians isolate NY chromosome 12, Ai_NY, whole genome shotgun sequence genome:
ttattaattagcgcaacactacatataaaatcatttattttgctttagGTACATgtgcaattagtacttcattcaatatagggcatagtgatatggaattttttttttgacgaaattaatcatttttaatatgtttatcttgaagtaaaatgagaagctcaattttttcaatgaaggtatatggtgtaaagtaaataaagtTGTTAACTGAAGAAATATGCTAATttatctgctcctgttttttatattaACATTCGTCAGTGGTGGAGCAATCTTTAAGTCATCGAAATGTCACACATGAAATATTTACTACTTCTGTAAGGATATCATCAAATTATAGTACATGTTTTCTAGAATACTTACGACATATCCCAGCACAGCCAGACTGTAGAAAAGTGACCCCATCCTAACTTGCGGACAACGTGGTATTTCCCGTTGAACAGATCACCAATCTTCACGGGATGGTAGCCACCTGCAgaaaaaacatgtatttaatgcATCGGACATTGAATTAATACATGTGTGTGTGAAAACAAGAGGCGTGGCTACATTATAACTACCTGGTGATTGGTCAATTCTCGATGGTGGGAAAAAACGATTAAGACATTTATCTCATTGGAATATCATTTACTCATAGGAATATTGATGTTGAACTGAGACAAGAAACAGAGACGATCACTTTAGAACGATCATATTTAGAACCTTGCTGACATGATTTACACAAACACACTACTGACCAGAGAGGGTGTCATGAGCTTTTTTCAGAATgattaatgatttagtatatttgACCCTTCCAAAAATTATCAACTTCAGAgcaatattgtttttaagatcAAAATCTAATCTTGAAAACTGTGACGTAGAAAATGGTAATTCTGAGCTATTTTGAACCGGTGGCAACATATTGCTttattcaacataagatgggaGTGGAATAAACTTTTGAGGCTGTGACGCAAGAAAAGTTTACAGGTAATTTCAGCATCGAACAAAATCTACATCAGCAAATTTTGTCAAGGGGATCTGTCGAGAGCCAAACAGTGTAATATCCGAAGGTCACGTAGTTGTGGGAGGTTTCTATGATTAGCGGTGTTATAACGATATGAATGCCGTCACCAGTGTTTTAACTGTGTGGGAGTTTCTCTTTTAAACAAGTTTTAAACAGTCTTGACAGCTAATAGATGTCAGCCTTACTTTACTCTATAGACTTGGAACTAAATGAGAATAGACTTCCCACCTACAACATTTCATAGAACTTTACATAGTACCGCATTTTACCTAGCAAGAGCAAAGAGCGCCTAAAAActtgagagaaaaaaagttgGTGTGACAAGTTACTTTTGTAGATTTTTATCGGCCACtgaaatacaaatttaatcacatgaaaataagttggttcaTTTCCCGTACATCGCGTGGTGTAGGATTTAATTATTTAGATTCGATGTATACTATCTCTAAACACCATCTGCTATAAAACAATGGACCGTCTATAGGTTTTATGTCACAGATTTGATGAGACCAGAATGCTGGTCAATCTCAGCAGACAGAACACTAGTGTAGAGAGGAATTAGCAATCATCGATTCAGACTAAAGGCCATTAGACAAACCGTCCTTAAAGCTCAACGAGTAGGGAACATGCACTTCACTTCAACTTGTATTTCAGCACTACAATAAAAATTGGAATTTTCTTCAAGAAATGAAAGAACTAATTTAAAAGTCAAATTTGAAACATTATCCTGAATTTACAGTTTCAGATCTattgattgtacatgtatgtatacacaaaGTCAGACAGGCTACCTTTGAGAATTACTGCAAACAAGTTTTTCTCAACCTTTGTCTATGTAGTCTGACTTACCATGATGCAAAGAGTGACTTAAATTGACAAAAGTTTCAGTTCAATCCATTGCGGTTAACTTTGTAAAAAGCGGacttaaaatacaaatgttgaCGCAGCCATCATCATCACCAGAAAAGAAACACCTTTTATTTTTAGTCTTGTGTTCCTGAACTGTTGTCGAAGCTGAgccaaaatatattgtttattcgTTATTAATTTCTGCTGACTTTGTAATATTTCAGATTTCCCAATGATCTTATAATGAACACAAGACATAAAACAACACTTTGATTCATTTGTAGtgacaaatcaaacaaaatttttttttttttaaatttgaagtcTCACTATATTTCCATTCCTTAGATTTTGTGAAATACAACCCCTCACTCCCACCCTCTCCACCGAATAAGATGTAAGATGCAAGACTTAACCTATATAGTATTGAATAGTGTATAGTGACATACACTGTAAGTGTAGTTCTCTTCACCAGAACCAATGGTCATGTCACACCAGAATGACCAATGCTCTGTCACACACCAGACAGAAATCATTAGTGTATGGTCAAGAGTGGTGACCAGTCTCACGGATGACCACACCGATTCCTTAACTTTGGTTCTAACCAGGAATCAGCCTGACCAGCAACTTATCTTTATTATTGGATTGGCAAACAACAAATGAGCAGGGCAATCGTTTCCGCCCCTGGCTACATCTGTCTGTATAGGAGAATCAATCTATCTAATGTCCAGCTACTGGTCAGTTAAGCGATCGGCCAGTAACTTGGTCAAACATCCACAATACAATCTGAACCAGGCTTAATTCTAGTGTTAGGATTCCATTCAAACCCAACTCCACAAACTACTTATTCTAAATGTCTGTCTTTCTTAGCTGGCAGTCTAATAACTGGTTGCCATGGAGATAAAAAGTTTGGTTTGGCATCAAAGACGTTAAAAGTCGAAACCTGAGGTGCCCGGTCATCCAGCCAATGTAACTCTGAACAAAACCGTGCTCTTATCTATCTATCATATAATAGACCAACGTTATTCTCTTAGTGGAAACATACGAGGGATTTTTTTCAAGCGAATAAGTTGAATGTTCTGAGGCAAATTTGTTAAAAGATCTACAAAAATAACGAAAATACGAAAATAAACTAGTGTTTTTTCTCAGAGTGAAACCTTTCACCAACAAATCCCATATCAGAGGCATCAATGAAACCTTTCCAAATGatgtaaattttatatgaaaaggCATTGAACCTGGCGAGTCTATATGCTGCTTACCCTGTCCTCTGTTACTCTGCTGAAACCTTACATTGCTGATATGATGAACATCACTCAAGAACTTGTTCATGACATAGTTTTTCTGAACAGGCAGTTCATGCAATCTTTCACTAAAAGGCACACTTTTTGTAGAACTAGACCCCAATTTGGACTGACCACAGTCTGGGGTATGTCCATTTGTCACAACACTCCTCAAATTTTTTAGGATACCATCATGGTAAAGTGTGTTTTGTACTTGACATTTTTGGCTTTCTGAATTTTCCCTACAGCCTTGATCGGTCAGTTGCATACTCCACAGAGATTCCAACCGTGAACCCTTTGACCTCACATGGGATGAACCCTTCTGGAAGTATCTAGAAACATGGCTTTTGTACCTCAGGCTCTCCTGACTTCTGTAGATCCCTTGTGGTGACCAGTGGTCACTCAACTCTTCAGATGTCCACTGGGGCTGACCCCCACTATGTCCAGTCGTCTCCTCCTTTAAACAAATCTGACCGTCTTTAACATCAAGGTTATATTCATCAAGTCTGGCGGCTTTGTAGTGGCCATTTGGACTCAATTGATGCACAGTTTGTACCTTTGAAATTTTTTCCCTACCATCAAAAGCCGGAGATAAAACTTTGATATCAGAGCTATGAAGTAATCTACAATTTCTATCTTGAACATTTTCTTTCTTCAAGTTGTTTTTACCTTCTTTTGTTTGTCTCGTTTTAGCCTTGCTGATTAAGTTACTTATGACATTGAACGGTCTAAATGACTTCCGGGGCTTGACTTTACCGTTCCTATGGGATACTGCTTCATCATTCCATCTTTCAATATTGTCTGATACTTTAGTATTTGGTATAGATCTAGACTGGACTTTGTCTGATGTTTCATAATGGCTTTCATTGCATGGTAGCCCTGCAGTGTTGTGGGGATATTGTGTTTTGTACATTATGGTAGGTTTGTGACAGGGATGATGTATGGGATCAGTCCTCTGGCTTGCTCTGTTGTTTAACTGCTCCATACTGTACAGTCTGGGTTGTACATACGATTTGGAGGCTGGAGAATTCCCCGTCGCAGCATGTTGTCTGTAGCTAGACGTCTTCTTCATGCCTGTCTTTGGAACACAATTCTTGACCATCATGGGGACACAATTCTTGACCGGTACCATGACCTGAGCGTAAGATCCACTTACAGGGTAGAGCGGGGTCACTCcataaatatgtttatgataGCCACTGAACGAATCATGATCATCAAACTTCCTCCAATTCTCCATGGTAAACACACAAATAATCCA
This genomic interval carries:
- the LOC138336153 gene encoding uncharacterized protein, encoding MENWRKFDDHDSFSGYHKHIYGVTPLYPVSGSYAQVMVPVKNCVPMMVKNCVPKTGMKKTSSYRQHAATGNSPASKSYVQPRLYSMEQLNNRASQRTDPIHHPCHKPTIMYKTQYPHNTAGLPCNESHYETSDKVQSRSIPNTKVSDNIERWNDEAVSHRNGKVKPRKSFRPFNVISNLISKAKTRQTKEGKNNLKKENVQDRNCRLLHSSDIKVLSPAFDGREKISKVQTVHQLSPNGHYKAARLDEYNLDVKDGQICLKEETTGHSGGQPQWTSEELSDHWSPQGIYRSQESLRYKSHVSRYFQKGSSHVRSKGSRLESLWSMQLTDQGCRENSESQKCQVQNTLYHDGILKNLRSVVTNGHTPDCGQSKLGSSSTKSVPFSERLHELPVQKNYVMNKFLSDVHHISNVRFQQSNRGQGKQHIDSPGSMPFHIKFTSFGKVSLMPLIWDLLVKGFTLRKNTSLFSYFRYFCRSFNKFASEHSTYSLEKNPSYVSTKRITLVYYMIDR